Below is a window of Ignavibacteriales bacterium DNA.
TATAAATACCCGGAAATTTTACTTCGCCGTTTATTGTAACCCATTGTTCATCATAATATGTTGTTAATTCACGAACAATTACTAGGTCACTAAATTTTAAGTCTATCTGGTTATTCTGTATATAATCATAAGAAAAATACTTACTGAATTGTTTAATCCCATCCTCAGAAAATCGGATTAGTTCAATCGTATCTTTTCTTGCTTTGTAAGCTAATCCTCCGGCCAAATCGATTAGTTCTTTTAAAGTTTCACCTTCTTTAAATTCATATGTTGCTGGATATTTGATTTGACCTAATATTGAAACAATTTTATCAACTTTTTCTATAACCACTATATCCCCGTCTCTTAAATAAGGATTTTGTTTCAAATTACCTTCCCTAAAAAAGGAAAGTAAATCATAAGTAGCTGTTGTTCCAACCTTAGAAATAATTTTAATGTTCCTGATATCAGAGGTAGTCCGGATGCCGCCTGAATTTTTTAATATATCCTGTAATCTTGAATTAGAATTTAATACAATTGAAGATTGATTAATTACATTGCCGACTAAGGATACTTTTATTTTTCTAACTTCACCAAGAGCAATGTAAATATCAACATTCCTAAAGTTTTTTCTAAACTTGATCTGATCAGTAACTTAGCTTCTTCAAGGGACTTATTTCTTAAGTCGACCGCACCAATCCTTGGGATGTATAAAAAACCTTCGTGGTTGATTAGTAGATTAAAATCGCGCTCTTCAATTCCACTAATAGCAATAAAAATATTATCTCCAGGTCCAACTTTATATTCATCCGGATCAATTACTCCTTCAGATGCCTGCATGTATTTTGAAAAGGTGCTATCTGAAAATGAGTTGAACGATCTTTCTGAATAGGTTGGTAATATTTGAGCTACACTTATTGAGTGGAGTAAAATTACAAATGGAATAAAAATTATCTTATTGTTAGCCAAACTTTAACCAGTATTGTTGGAAAAATTATTAATATTTAATGAGATTAAATTTTGTTTACTGAAATATATATGAAATCAAATCTTAAGTGAAATTTTCCTTAAAGAAAGTATTGTTACCAAAATTCCTACAATGGGTCCTAATGCAAGAAGCAAAACTATAAACTCGATTTTATTTGGGATAATATTATCAATGCTTCCTAAAAATCCTTTAAGATAAAAGTATAAAATCCAAATTATACCAAGTGCAATTAAGCCGGATAACAATCCTGTTAGTGCACTATTAATAATTATCGGCATTTTGATTGTTGAAAGCTTAGCTCCAACAAATTTCATCGTTTCCATTTCTGAGTATTTGGAATTCAAAATTAATCTAACTGTACTATAAACGAGATAGAGTGATACTAAGAAAATCAATCCCGTTAATGCAAAGACATAGACTTTTGCTTGATCAATATATGATAAAATTTTTTGATAAAAATCCTGTCTAAAAATAACCTCATCAGCCCACTCAAAACCGGCAAGATTTTTTATCGCCTTTTTAATGGAATCTCTATTAGCATATTCACTCTTTAGTTTAAGATTGAATGATGCTGGAAGTGGATTGTAATCCAATATTTTTCTAAAATCCTCACCAGTTTCTTTAATAAATATTTCCGCAGCTTTGTCTTTATCAATAAATTCCGATGAATTTAGATATTTAAGTTTGGATAATTCTGTTTTTATTTGATCAATTTCTTCGTTTGTTGGACTATCCTTTACAAAAACGCTGATAATAATATTGCTTTTTAATTTATTCTCAAATCTATTTGAGAATAAAATAATAAAAACAGAAGCTGTAATTAAAATTACTGATAATGTTATTGAAGTAAGTGCAAGTAAAAATGAAAACTTTGATCTTGCGATAAGTTTTAGTGCTTCTTTAAACCAAAAATAAATCATATAAAATCTTTTAAATAAGTTTTTTAGAAATTTGATTCATCAATCCATTGCTTGATCTGCCAGACTTCTGTTTCACTATCTTTCTTTAAAGCTAAATTAACCCTTCCATCCACTCTAACAACATCGGTAGGATTGAATGTGATTGTTAAATTAAAACTCCTAATAATTGTAGCTGTAGCTGTTAACGAGTCCTGAGTAATTAATACAATGTTATTCCAAATTAGATCTAAAAGTTGAGCGTTTTGAAATAAACCGTAAGTAGTTCTCATCTCTTCATCCCTTCCCCAGGTAACATCAAATCCCTGATCATAATCACGATAAGTAAATGTAAAATCGTTTGATAGTAAACCGCCATATATAGTAGTGTCCTTAAATGTATAAGCGTACTTAAAATTTTGGAAAACACCAGCGATCTCTTTTTGGTCAGAGATAGGCAATGCACCACCATTAAGATTTTCATCAAGCTTAGGTGCAAAAGGATTTGTACAGCTAATAAAACTTAATAAAAATAATATTACAATTATAATTTTAATAAGAGCTTCCTTTTAATTCACTCCAGCTAGGTGAAGATCCGCTTTTAATATCCTTCCAAAAGTAGATTACATATTCGCCTCGCGAATCACGAAGCATATTAAATTGTAAACTGCCTTCGTAAGTTTGTGGAAATGGATCACCAACCGGCACAGGTACATTAATAATGTATGAAGCCGAATAAATGGAAGAATCACCGCTAAAATTACTTATGTTTTCATCTGAAAAACCAAGTGAAATTGGAAAATCAACCGATACTTTATTTACTATGCTGCTGAAATATCTTTTTTCTTCACTCAACCCCCAGCCTTGCAAAAAATCTGATAGAGAGACAATGCTTCGCTGGATGCCGAAAAGTTAAAACTTCGTTCAGCAAAAATTGTATCCACAAAACAAGAAATGTAGTTCTGAACGTTTTTATCGAAAAAGGAATTTTTCAAGTTTTCTATAACAATTGATGGCTCAACAGCAGGCTGAAAGTTTGATCTTGTTTGATCCGGATTTTCTGCATCGCGTGTGGTAAATAGATCACAGGAGGTAAAAGATATAGAAACAATTAAAATTAAAATTACTTTATTCATTTTTTGCAAATCATTATCAATCGTGGTGAACTAAATTGCTCAAATTCGTTACCAAGAAAATCACCAAATGTTTTGTAAATATCAAATCCAATTTTTTGGATAGCATCGACTAGCTCATCTTTGGTAAACATCCTTACAGATTCTTCAAATTGAGTTAGATTACCATTTTTTGTTATAACTATCTTTTTTGTTATACGTTTATCTTTAATTTTTCTGAACTGATGTATTTCAGTATTATTAAAATTCTCTTCTGAAAATTCAATGAGATTTTGTTTCAAAAATAGTGAATTAAAAAAATCTAACACAAAGTATCCACCAATTTCTAAGAGATCATAGGCTTTTTTAAGAACTGAAAAATTTTCTTCATCAGTTTCAAAATATCCGAAACTTGTAAAAAGGTTTAATACCAAATTGAACTTTTCAAAGGTCTCAAATTTTCGAATATCAGATTGAATAAAATTTATTTTCAGGTTTTTGTTTTGTGCGGATTGTTTTGCAATTGATAATAAATTTCCACTCAGATCAACAGCAGTTACATCAAAATCTTTTCTGGCAAGAATTATATATGTCTTCCGGCACCGCAAGCCATATCAATTATTTTTGCAGCTGATGGTATTTCAATATTATTTAGGATAAGCTTTAAATGTTCTTCCGCATCTCTTTCGTTTCTATGTTGATATACATTTACATATTCTGGAGTGTTAAACCAATCTTTAAACCATTCTGATTTCATAAATCAAGTCTATTTAACATTGCTCTTCCGATTGTGGCTTCATCGGCAAATTCTAAATCACCACCGATAGGAATACCCCGTGCGATGCGTGTAACTTTTATGTTTAATGGCTTTATCAATCTTGCAAGATAAAGTGAAGTTGTTTCGCCTTCAGTATCAGGATTTATTGCAAGAATTATTTCAGTAATATTTTCATTTTCAAATCTTGATAGTAACTCTTTTATTTTTAAATCGTGTGCAGAAACTCCTGCAAGTGGAGAAAGCACTCCGCCCAAAACGTGATAAAGTCCGTTATATTCATTTGTCTTTTCAATGGCTATAACATCACTCGCTTCTTCAACAACACAAATTTTTGTTGTATCTCGCTTTACACTTTTACAAATTTCGCAAAGATCTTCTTCTGTGATATTAAAACACCTTTTACAGAAAAATAATTTTGTCTTCAAATCCGCAATAGCCTTTAAAAATTTATTAACAGCATCCTGATCATTCTTTAAAATGTGCAATGCTAACCTTTGAGCTGTTTTTCTTCCGATTCCCGGAAGTTTACTCAATTCTTCAATTGCAATTAAAAGTGGTTCTGCTATCTGCAACTTAAAATCCTGGAATATTTAAGCCGGGAGGAATCATACCTTTTGTAACTTTAGCCATTTCTTCTTCTGCCATTTTATTTGCTGATTGTAAAGCTTTGTTAACCGCTGCAACTACCAAATCTTCTAAAATCTCTTTTTCTTCAGAAACAATAACTTGAGGATCAATCTCGATCGAAATCAACTCTTTCATTCCATTAGCTTTTGCTTTAATCATTCCACCACCAGCTTCTTCGGTTACTGTCATATTTCCTAGTTGTCCTTGCACACGCTGCATCTCATCCTGCATTTTTTGCACTTGTTTCAACATTCCTTGCATTCCACCCTTCATAAAACACTCCTATAAAATTGAATTTTTCTGTTTATTAAGAAGTCAAATATAATATAAACGATTGACTTTATGTATTTAATATGCCTAATTTCTGCCCTGAATTTTAGTAACTAAAAATTGCCAACAGAGGATAAATGATTGAGACCATAAAACGAAATGATATTCCTTTTGATGAGGGAAATTATCAGTTGATTGAATATCAAGACAATTACTTTATTGCTGATAAAAAGAAGGTAAAGGTGAAAGATATTGGTAAAAAGTTGCATTAGCCAATGCCTTTTTCTTCGATTACCTTAAAGAATACCATATCCCAACTTCATTTTTAAGAATTGATGGTGAAAATGCTTTAAAATTTTCAGTTAGTACTGAATTTCCTTTCCGAATAAAAATTCTTAACACTGCAGATAAAAGAAATGCAAAAATCTTTGGGATGAAAGAGGGTTCGGAATTAAATCTTCCCGTTTTTGAATTTCATTATGGATGTGGAAAAGAAAGTGTAATTAGTGAAAGCCATTTAATCGCTTTCGATTTATGCACACCTGAAGATATGAAATTGATCGCAAGAATTTGTTCAAAAATTAATGCAGTTCTAAAATCCTTTTTTGAAAGAAGAAACGAAATACTTGCTGAAGTTTGCTGCCATTTTGGAAAATTTGAAGATAAAATTTTCTTGATCGGAGATTTTACACCAGCAAGTATCAAAATTTTTCCCAAAGACGAAAGTGTTAAATGGACAAATCCATACAAACTTTCAACAGGAAATGAAGTTAAAAAATATACCGATCATCTTTTAATATTGCGAGCGTTAAATAATGTTTACAAAATACGGCTATAGTACAATGGGAGCTGTTTTACAGTTGCATTTCTGTTGATTCTACTTAGCATATATTTAGAAAATAATTTTATCCGGATTCCGCTTTTATTGCTTTCTGCATTTCTGATAATTTTTACACTCAATTTTTTTCGTGATCCTGATCGTATAGTTCCAAATAAATCTAACATAGTTGTCTCTCCAGCGGATGGAAGAGTGTTATTTGTAAAAGACGTATTAGATGATAAATTCCTGAACAGCAAAGCAAAATTAGTTTCGATCTTTATGTCCCCACTTAATGTTCACGTAAACAGAATTCCAATTACCGGCAAAGTTGATTACGTTAATTATATTAAAGGTGAATACATTGCAGCATTTGAAGATAAGGCTTCTGAAAGAAATGAAAGAAATGAAATTGGAATTACA
It encodes the following:
- a CDS encoding polysaccharide biosynthesis/export family protein — encoded protein: MANNKIIFIPFVILLHSISVAQILPTYSERSFNSFSDSTFSKYMQASEGVIDPDEYKVGPGDNIFIAISGIEERDFNLLINHEGFLYIPRIGAVDLRNKSLEEAKLLIRSSLEKTLGMLIFTLLLVKLEK
- a CDS encoding class I SAM-dependent methyltransferase, producing MRCRKTYIILARKDFDVTAVDLSGNLLSIAKQSAQNKNLKINFIQSDIRKFETFEKFNLVLNLFTSFGYFETDEENFSVLKKAYDLLEIGGYFVLDFFNSLFLKQNLIEFSEENFNNTEIHQFRKIKDKRITKKIVITKNGNLTQFEESVRMFTKDELVDAIQKIGFDIYKTFGDFLGNEFEQFSSPRLIMICKK
- the recR gene encoding recombination protein RecR, encoding MQIAEPLLIAIEELSKLPGIGRKTAQRLALHILKNDQDAVNKFLKAIADLKTKLFFCKRCFNITEEDLCEICKSVKRDTTKICVVEEASDVIAIEKTNEYNGLYHVLGGVLSPLAGVSAHDLKIKELLSRFENENITEIILAINPDTEGETTSLYLARLIKPLNIKVTRIARGIPIGGDLEFADEATIGRAMLNRLDL
- a CDS encoding YbaB/EbfC family nucleoid-associated protein translates to MKGGMQGMLKQVQKMQDEMQRVQGQLGNMTVTEEAGGGMIKAKANGMKELISIEIDPQVIVSEEKEILEDLVVAAVNKALQSANKMAEEEMAKVTKGMIPPGLNIPGF